In a genomic window of Halalkalicoccus sp. CG83:
- a CDS encoding PPC domain-containing DNA-binding protein — MHYREVETTREFVASMETGADWREEIESLANEQEVDAGFFYALGAVQDAELWFYDQRSREYDAVTFEEPLEVAACMGNVSWLGAERFAHTHAVLSRPSGQAIAGHLNSGTVFSGECYLRELEGELVREPDETTGLDLWL, encoded by the coding sequence ATGCACTACCGCGAGGTCGAGACGACCCGGGAGTTCGTCGCGTCCATGGAGACGGGCGCCGACTGGCGCGAGGAGATCGAGTCGCTCGCGAACGAACAGGAGGTCGACGCCGGGTTCTTCTACGCGCTGGGCGCCGTCCAGGACGCCGAACTCTGGTTCTACGACCAGCGGTCGCGGGAGTACGACGCGGTCACCTTCGAGGAGCCTCTCGAGGTCGCCGCCTGCATGGGCAACGTCTCGTGGCTCGGTGCCGAGCGGTTCGCCCACACCCACGCGGTGCTCTCGCGACCGAGCGGACAGGCCATCGCGGGCCATCTGAACTCGGGAACGGTGTTCTCCGGCGAGTGTTACCTGCGCGAACTCGAGGGCGAACTCGTCCGCGAGCCCGACGAGACGACCGGACTCGACCTCTGGCTGTAG
- a CDS encoding DNA polymerase II large subunit, translating to MRPEDERYFERLESRLDEAFDLAENARERSGDPRPEVEIPVAKDMADRVENILGIPGVAERVRELETEMSREEAALALAEDFAEGRVGEFETSEGKIEGAVRTAVALLTEGVVAAPIEGIDRVELMENDDGTECVRVFYAGPIRSAGGTAQALSVLVADYTRSLLDIDEYAARDDEIERYAEEVGLYDKTTGLQYSPKDEETKFIAEHCPIMLDGESTGDEEVSGFRDLDRVDTNNARGGMCLVLAEGIALKAPKIQRYTRELEEVDWPWLQELIDGTIGKDADEGDEDDTAEEGEADEDREPAGPPRVEPATKYLRDLIAGRPVFSHPSRSGGFRLRYGRARNHGFATAGVHPATMHLIDDFLATGTQIKTERPGKAAGVVPVDSIEGPTVRLANGEVRRIDDPAEALEVRNGVERILDLGEYLVNYGEFVENNHPLAPASYTVEWWVQEFDRAGADVQALEDDPHADLEAPSVETALEWALEYDCPLHPRYTYPWHDLSVETFEALADAVEDGEIRASEAQRASEASGDDPRAGELELARTETVRRALETLLVEHRQTAETLSVPEWRALVRTIGFDDDLSRTWSELPEEAHAWDGGENAMKAVEAVAPFAVRERAPTRIGNRMGRPEKSEKRELSPAVHTLFPIGEAGGNQRNVADAARYAPGMRDTPGEIEVTIGRRECENCGTHTFRGGCPDCGGNTFPHYECPDCDRELEPDEAGRVECPRCETEGTSVERRTIELREVYRGALEAIDEREGSFEILKGVKGLTSSHSTPEPMEKGILRAKHGISAFKDGTVRYDMTDLPVTSVRPAELDVTVEQFRELGYHEDVRGDPLEHDDQLVSLRVQDVVLSDGAAENLQKTADFVDELLTDYYGLEPFYGIEDRDDLVGELVFGMAPHTSAAVVGRVVGFTSAAVGYAHPYFHAAKRRNCDGDEDCVMLLMDGLLNFSKEYLPDKRGGQMDAPLVMSSRIDPDEIDDEAHNMDIVDRYPLEFYEATLEMADPEAVDVTIAEDTLGTDAQYAGFAHTHDTSNLALGPDLSAYKTLGSMMEKMDAQLELARKLRAVDETDVAERVIEYHFLPDLIGNLRAFSSQETRCLSCGTKYRRMPLSGSCRECDGDVNLTVHQGSVNKYMDTAMRVAEEYGCREYTKQRLKILDRSLESVFENDQNKQSGIADFM from the coding sequence ATGCGCCCGGAAGACGAGCGCTACTTCGAACGCCTCGAATCCCGTCTCGACGAGGCGTTCGATCTGGCCGAGAACGCCCGAGAGCGTAGCGGCGATCCCCGCCCCGAGGTCGAGATCCCCGTCGCGAAGGACATGGCCGACCGGGTCGAGAACATCCTCGGCATTCCCGGCGTCGCCGAGCGCGTCCGCGAACTCGAGACGGAGATGAGCCGCGAGGAGGCGGCGCTCGCGCTCGCCGAGGACTTCGCCGAGGGGCGGGTGGGGGAGTTCGAGACGTCGGAGGGGAAGATCGAGGGCGCCGTCCGGACCGCGGTCGCGCTGCTCACCGAGGGCGTGGTCGCCGCGCCGATCGAGGGGATCGATCGGGTCGAGCTGATGGAGAACGACGACGGCACCGAGTGCGTCCGCGTCTTCTACGCCGGTCCCATCCGGTCGGCGGGCGGCACCGCCCAGGCGCTCTCGGTGCTGGTCGCGGACTACACCCGATCGCTGCTCGATATCGACGAGTACGCCGCGCGTGACGACGAGATCGAGCGCTACGCCGAGGAGGTGGGGCTCTACGACAAGACGACGGGCCTGCAGTACTCCCCCAAGGACGAGGAGACGAAGTTCATCGCCGAGCACTGCCCGATCATGCTCGACGGGGAGTCGACGGGCGACGAGGAGGTCTCGGGCTTTCGCGACCTCGATCGCGTCGACACCAACAACGCCCGCGGGGGGATGTGTCTCGTCCTCGCGGAGGGGATCGCGCTGAAGGCGCCGAAGATCCAGCGCTACACCCGCGAGCTCGAGGAGGTCGACTGGCCCTGGCTCCAGGAGCTCATCGACGGGACGATCGGCAAGGACGCCGACGAGGGAGACGAGGACGACACGGCCGAGGAAGGGGAGGCCGACGAGGATCGCGAGCCCGCGGGCCCGCCGCGGGTCGAGCCCGCGACGAAGTACCTCCGGGATCTGATCGCGGGCCGGCCCGTCTTCTCGCATCCCTCCCGATCCGGCGGCTTCCGGCTTCGCTACGGGCGGGCGCGAAACCACGGTTTCGCCACCGCCGGCGTCCACCCCGCGACGATGCATCTGATCGACGACTTCCTCGCGACGGGCACCCAGATCAAGACCGAGCGACCGGGGAAGGCGGCGGGGGTCGTCCCCGTCGACTCGATCGAGGGGCCCACGGTCAGGCTGGCCAACGGCGAGGTGCGTCGGATCGACGACCCCGCGGAGGCACTCGAGGTCAGAAACGGCGTCGAGCGGATCCTCGATCTGGGCGAGTACCTCGTCAACTACGGCGAGTTCGTCGAGAACAACCACCCGCTCGCGCCGGCGTCCTACACCGTCGAGTGGTGGGTCCAGGAGTTCGACCGGGCGGGCGCGGACGTCCAGGCGCTCGAGGACGATCCGCACGCCGACCTCGAGGCGCCGAGCGTCGAGACGGCGCTCGAGTGGGCACTGGAGTACGACTGTCCGCTCCACCCTCGCTACACCTACCCCTGGCACGATCTCTCGGTCGAGACCTTCGAGGCGCTCGCGGACGCCGTCGAGGACGGCGAGATCAGGGCAAGCGAGGCCCAACGGGCCTCGGAAGCGAGCGGGGATGACCCGCGAGCCGGCGAGCTCGAACTCGCCCGAACCGAAACGGTTCGGCGGGCGCTCGAGACGCTGCTGGTCGAACACCGACAGACCGCCGAGACCCTCTCGGTTCCCGAGTGGCGCGCGCTCGTCCGGACGATAGGGTTCGACGACGACCTCTCTCGAACCTGGTCGGAGCTCCCCGAGGAGGCTCACGCATGGGACGGCGGCGAGAACGCGATGAAGGCCGTCGAGGCGGTGGCGCCGTTCGCGGTCCGCGAACGCGCGCCCACCCGGATCGGCAACCGGATGGGCCGCCCCGAGAAGTCCGAGAAACGAGAGCTCAGCCCCGCCGTCCACACTCTGTTTCCGATCGGCGAGGCCGGCGGCAACCAGCGAAACGTCGCCGACGCCGCGCGCTACGCGCCGGGTATGCGCGACACGCCCGGCGAGATCGAGGTGACCATCGGCCGTCGGGAGTGCGAGAACTGCGGAACCCACACCTTCCGCGGCGGCTGTCCCGACTGCGGCGGGAACACCTTCCCCCATTACGAGTGTCCCGACTGTGACCGCGAGCTCGAACCCGACGAGGCCGGCCGCGTCGAGTGTCCCCGCTGTGAGACCGAGGGAACGAGCGTCGAACGTCGGACGATCGAGCTGCGCGAGGTCTACCGCGGCGCGCTCGAGGCCATCGACGAGCGCGAGGGTTCCTTCGAGATACTGAAGGGCGTAAAGGGGCTCACCTCCTCGCACAGCACCCCCGAGCCGATGGAGAAGGGAATCCTCCGGGCGAAACACGGCATCAGCGCGTTCAAGGACGGCACGGTTCGCTACGACATGACCGACCTGCCGGTGACGAGCGTCCGACCGGCGGAGCTCGACGTCACCGTCGAGCAGTTCCGCGAGCTTGGCTATCACGAGGACGTCCGCGGCGACCCCCTCGAACACGACGACCAGCTCGTTTCGCTGCGAGTCCAGGACGTCGTCCTCTCGGACGGCGCGGCGGAGAACCTCCAGAAGACGGCGGACTTCGTCGACGAACTACTCACTGACTACTACGGACTCGAGCCGTTCTACGGGATCGAGGACCGCGACGACCTGGTGGGCGAGCTCGTCTTCGGGATGGCGCCCCACACGAGCGCGGCCGTCGTCGGCCGGGTGGTCGGCTTCACGAGCGCGGCCGTCGGCTACGCCCACCCTTATTTTCACGCCGCAAAAAGAAGAAATTGTGACGGCGACGAGGACTGCGTGATGCTGCTGATGGACGGCCTGCTCAACTTCTCGAAGGAGTACCTGCCCGACAAGCGCGGCGGGCAGATGGACGCTCCCCTCGTGATGTCCTCGCGGATCGACCCCGACGAGATCGACGACGAGGCCCACAACATGGACATCGTCGATCGCTACCCGCTGGAGTTCTACGAAGCCACCCTCGAGATGGCCGACCCCGAGGCGGTGGACGTCACGATCGCCGAGGACACCCTGGGCACCGACGCGCAGTACGCCGGCTTCGCTCACACCCACGACACCTCGAACCTCGCGCTCGGGCCGGACCTCTCGGCGTACAAGACGCTCGGCTCGATGATGGAGAAGATGGACGCCCAGCTCGAACTCGCTCGGAAGCTGCGGGCCGTCGACGAGACCGACGTCGCCGAACGCGTCATCGAGTACCACTTCCTCCCCGACCTGATCGGCAACCTGAGAGCCTTTTCGAGCCAGGAGACGCGCTGTCTCTCGTGTGGGACCAAGTATCGACGGATGCCGCTGTCGGGCTCGTGTCGCGAGTGCGACGGCGACGTCAACCTCACCGTCCACCAGGGCTCGGTGAACAAGTACATGGACACCGCGATGCGCGTCGCCGAGGAGTACGGCTGTCGGGAGTACACCAAACAGCGCCTGAAGATCCTCGACCGATCGCTCGAGAGCGTCTTCGAGAACGATCAGAACAAGCAGTCGGGCATCGCGGACTTCATGTGA
- a CDS encoding TetR/AcrR family transcriptional regulator, with protein MTAAKFFESEPADTREAIMQATYRALCEHGYAGLTIQRIGDEFPKSKSLLYHHYEGKDELLLDFLSFMLERFEGTIPDREYDDAREHLEAILDHALPADLDPERAEFRAAMVELRAQAATDEAYREHFTRNDRFFRERFAAVVRRGIEEGVFREVDPDQVAATLLATVHGVMQEEATTDAAESAGIREELRTYLCSRLFAEDTEPGVVE; from the coding sequence ATGACGGCAGCGAAGTTCTTCGAGAGCGAGCCGGCCGACACCCGCGAGGCCATCATGCAGGCGACGTATCGGGCGCTCTGCGAGCACGGCTACGCCGGGCTGACGATCCAGCGGATCGGCGACGAGTTCCCGAAGAGCAAGTCGCTGCTCTATCACCACTACGAGGGGAAGGACGAGCTCCTGCTCGACTTCCTCTCGTTCATGCTCGAGCGCTTCGAGGGGACGATCCCCGACCGCGAGTACGACGACGCCCGCGAGCATCTCGAGGCGATCCTCGATCACGCGCTGCCGGCGGACCTCGACCCCGAGCGCGCGGAGTTCAGGGCCGCGATGGTCGAGCTCCGGGCCCAGGCCGCCACCGACGAGGCCTACCGCGAGCACTTCACCCGTAACGATCGGTTCTTCCGCGAGCGCTTCGCCGCGGTGGTTCGCCGCGGGATCGAGGAGGGGGTCTTCCGCGAGGTCGATCCCGATCAGGTGGCCGCGACGCTGCTCGCGACCGTCCACGGCGTGATGCAGGAGGAGGCGACGACCGACGCGGCGGAGTCCGCGGGGATCCGTGAGGAGCTGCGGACCTACCTCTGCTCGCGGCTGTTCGCGGAGGACACAGAGCCGGGGGTGGTCGAGTGA
- a CDS encoding MATE family efflux transporter, protein MSRSGTDRAVDVVSGGLVWPLVVLSVPIVLTNLLMVGYNLADTFWVGRLGQEAVSALSFSWAIIFLVISFAIGFNVAGTVLVAQNKGAGNLDRISHVAGQTITFVGLLSIAFGVIGFVLTPSLLRLIGAEPGTLEYEYALAYTQTEFVGMPFIFAFFVFQSLLQGWGDTRTPLYLMTASVVLNVAIDPFFILGFQNNVVFAWFGLEALEAQLYALTGFDGWAVQGAAFATILSRGLAAGVGIWLLLSGSVGIRLSPGDFRLESGIVKQLITIGTPASVEISTKAFSVTILTALVAIAGPTAVAGYGIGTRVTSMVVLPALGLARGVETVVGQNLGARQVERAKRGVFAAAGIIAGCLLGFSVLVYLFADSIIGVFITGSGAGDVTAIGAEYLRIVGVSYVFLGVFYVVQGAFRGSGSTRIAMTFALIGFIVLRPLLAYGLAEPLGMGATGVFLGDALTNVVIVVLAGLYLLRGTWTDGVVDEEPGPSPVPGAGDRPASTGGGLEDTD, encoded by the coding sequence GTGAGCCGGAGCGGCACGGACCGGGCGGTCGACGTCGTCTCCGGCGGGCTGGTCTGGCCGCTGGTCGTGCTGTCGGTGCCGATCGTTCTCACCAACCTGCTGATGGTCGGCTACAACCTCGCCGACACCTTCTGGGTCGGGCGACTGGGCCAGGAGGCCGTCTCGGCGCTGTCGTTCTCGTGGGCGATCATCTTCCTGGTCATCAGCTTCGCCATCGGTTTCAACGTCGCCGGGACGGTGCTCGTCGCCCAGAACAAGGGCGCCGGCAATCTCGATCGGATCAGCCACGTCGCCGGTCAGACGATCACGTTCGTGGGCCTGCTCTCGATCGCGTTCGGCGTCATCGGGTTCGTCCTCACCCCCTCGCTGCTCCGACTCATCGGCGCCGAGCCGGGGACGCTCGAGTACGAGTACGCCCTCGCCTACACGCAAACCGAGTTCGTCGGGATGCCCTTCATCTTCGCGTTCTTCGTCTTCCAGTCGCTGCTGCAGGGCTGGGGAGACACTCGAACGCCGCTGTATCTCATGACCGCGAGCGTCGTGCTCAACGTCGCCATCGACCCCTTCTTCATCCTCGGGTTCCAGAACAACGTCGTCTTCGCGTGGTTCGGCCTCGAGGCGCTCGAGGCCCAACTGTACGCGCTCACGGGGTTCGACGGCTGGGCGGTGCAGGGTGCGGCGTTCGCGACGATCCTCTCGCGCGGGCTCGCCGCCGGCGTCGGGATCTGGCTGCTGCTGTCGGGCTCGGTCGGCATCCGGCTCTCGCCCGGCGACTTCCGGCTCGAGTCGGGGATCGTCAAGCAGCTGATCACCATCGGCACGCCCGCGAGCGTCGAGATCAGCACCAAGGCGTTCAGCGTGACGATCCTGACCGCGCTGGTGGCGATCGCCGGCCCGACGGCGGTCGCCGGCTACGGGATCGGCACCCGGGTCACGTCGATGGTCGTGCTGCCGGCGCTCGGGCTCGCACGCGGCGTCGAGACCGTCGTCGGCCAGAACCTCGGTGCCAGACAGGTCGAGCGCGCCAAACGCGGCGTGTTCGCCGCCGCGGGGATCATCGCCGGCTGTCTGCTCGGCTTCAGCGTCCTGGTCTATCTCTTCGCCGACTCCATCATCGGCGTCTTCATCACCGGATCGGGCGCCGGCGACGTGACGGCGATCGGTGCCGAGTACCTCCGGATCGTCGGCGTATCGTACGTCTTCCTCGGCGTCTTCTACGTCGTCCAGGGCGCGTTCCGGGGCAGCGGCTCGACCCGGATCGCGATGACCTTCGCGCTCATCGGGTTCATCGTCCTCCGGCCGCTGCTGGCCTACGGCCTCGCCGAACCCCTGGGGATGGGCGCCACGGGCGTCTTCCTCGGGGACGCGCTGACGAACGTGGTCATCGTCGTCCTCGCCGGGCTCTACCTCCTTCGCGGGACCTGGACCGACGGCGTCGTCGACGAGGAACCCGGCCCGAGCCCCGTGCCCGGCGCCGGCGACCGTCCGGCGTCGACGGGCGGCGGGCTCGAGGACACCGACTGA
- a CDS encoding helix-turn-helix domain-containing protein, which produces MALIVEFEVPREKFALSETLRSVPDATLEVGRVVADAPDSITAYLWARAPDFDALEAALEADPTVRSLTVLTESADERSYRMTWNEPIDLLVHVMTEQQGTVIHAANRGGAWALRVSFPEGDALEQAQELKELARRNEFSLDVRGIHRTDEYRGAKPEMTRPQQKALMAAFEAGYFEVPKGVTLAELAEAEGVSHQAMSERIRRGVHYLIEQTLVTGGGGDDDENENDE; this is translated from the coding sequence ATGGCGCTGATCGTCGAGTTCGAGGTCCCGAGGGAGAAGTTCGCCCTCTCCGAGACGCTCAGGTCGGTCCCGGACGCGACGCTCGAGGTCGGTCGAGTCGTCGCCGACGCGCCCGACAGCATCACGGCCTACCTGTGGGCACGCGCGCCGGACTTCGACGCGCTCGAGGCCGCCCTCGAGGCCGATCCGACGGTCAGATCGCTCACCGTCCTGACGGAGTCGGCCGACGAGCGCTCCTACCGCATGACCTGGAACGAACCGATCGACCTCCTCGTCCACGTCATGACGGAACAGCAGGGGACGGTCATCCACGCGGCGAACCGCGGCGGCGCGTGGGCGCTCCGCGTCTCGTTTCCGGAGGGCGACGCGCTCGAACAGGCCCAGGAGCTGAAGGAGCTCGCTCGGCGCAACGAGTTCTCGCTCGACGTCCGCGGGATCCACCGGACCGACGAGTATCGCGGAGCGAAGCCGGAGATGACGAGACCACAGCAGAAGGCACTGATGGCCGCCTTCGAGGCGGGATACTTCGAGGTTCCGAAGGGGGTGACGCTGGCGGAACTCGCCGAGGCGGAGGGCGTCTCGCACCAGGCGATGTCCGAACGGATCCGCCGCGGCGTCCACTACCTGATCGAGCAGACGCTCGTCACCGGCGGTGGCGGCGACGACGACGAAAACGAAAACGACGAGTAG
- a CDS encoding spermidine synthase, with protein sequence MAALDARRRLRPTDPETAVFVSGVASMGLEILAGRIVAPQFGSSIYTWGTIIGVFLAALSLGYHRGGKRAASRASNRRMVRLLLGTAAYVAVLIFARDLLLQLTVAIPLPSRFASLPAVVLLFGPPTYLLGFISPYAAELSEKEGLGRASGHVYALGTIGSIIGAFATTYFLIPWLSVELIGLVFGLLLVGTSLAIELPSISRDSALAIGGVALLLVAAVASGSAGVAAEGRIVYETQTPYQELRVVDLGDTRTLYLDGQRHSAMDLDDPDRHVFDYTRYFHLPYLMADDPDEIDRVLFVGGGGFTGPKQFEREYDATVDVVEIDPEVIDVGEEYFGVEESDQLNVYNADGREFLRETDRTYDLIVLDAYKKDKVPFQLTTVEFMQLANDRLSEDGILLANLISAPSGPASEFYRAEYKTMNQVFPQVYSFPTSGTGAIQNIEVVATKDDDRLTRAELRERNERRDVGIDLNEEVGTYRAPPETDDVPVLRDDRAPVDSLLDPMVGQRYVIEESEREANGNETTRATRPETAYAEPRLAAG encoded by the coding sequence ATGGCGGCACTCGACGCCCGGCGACGGCTCCGACCGACCGACCCCGAAACGGCGGTGTTCGTCTCGGGCGTCGCCAGCATGGGACTCGAGATCCTGGCGGGTCGCATCGTCGCCCCCCAGTTCGGAAGCAGCATCTACACCTGGGGGACGATCATCGGCGTCTTCCTCGCGGCGCTGAGCCTCGGGTACCACCGCGGAGGGAAACGCGCGGCCTCGCGCGCCTCGAACCGACGGATGGTCCGGCTCCTGCTCGGGACGGCGGCGTACGTGGCGGTGCTGATCTTCGCGCGCGACCTGCTGTTGCAGCTGACGGTCGCGATCCCGCTGCCGAGCCGGTTCGCGTCGCTGCCGGCGGTGGTGCTGCTGTTCGGGCCGCCGACGTACCTGCTCGGGTTCATCAGTCCCTACGCGGCCGAGCTCTCGGAGAAGGAGGGGCTCGGCCGGGCGTCGGGCCACGTCTACGCGCTCGGCACGATCGGGAGCATCATCGGCGCCTTCGCGACGACCTACTTCCTCATCCCCTGGCTGAGCGTCGAGCTGATCGGGCTGGTGTTCGGTCTCCTGCTGGTGGGCACCTCGCTCGCGATCGAACTCCCCTCGATCTCGCGGGACTCTGCGCTCGCCATCGGCGGCGTCGCGCTGTTGCTCGTCGCGGCCGTCGCCAGCGGATCGGCAGGGGTCGCCGCCGAGGGCCGGATCGTCTACGAGACCCAGACGCCGTATCAGGAGCTACGGGTCGTCGACCTCGGCGACACGCGAACGCTCTACCTCGACGGTCAGCGCCACAGCGCGATGGACCTCGACGACCCGGATCGTCACGTCTTCGACTACACGCGCTACTTCCACCTGCCGTATCTCATGGCCGACGATCCCGACGAGATCGACCGCGTGCTGTTCGTCGGCGGCGGCGGGTTCACCGGGCCGAAACAGTTCGAGCGGGAGTACGACGCGACCGTCGACGTCGTCGAGATCGACCCCGAGGTGATCGACGTCGGCGAGGAGTACTTCGGGGTCGAGGAGTCCGACCAGCTGAACGTCTACAACGCCGACGGCCGGGAGTTCCTCCGGGAGACCGACCGCACGTACGACCTGATCGTCCTCGACGCCTACAAGAAGGACAAGGTGCCGTTCCAGCTGACGACGGTGGAGTTCATGCAGCTCGCGAACGACCGGCTCTCCGAGGACGGCATCCTGCTTGCGAACCTCATCTCCGCGCCGAGCGGCCCCGCCTCGGAGTTCTACCGCGCGGAGTACAAGACGATGAACCAGGTCTTCCCGCAGGTCTACAGCTTCCCCACCTCGGGAACGGGGGCGATCCAGAACATCGAGGTGGTCGCGACCAAGGACGACGACCGCCTCACGCGGGCGGAGCTACGCGAGCGAAACGAGCGACGCGACGTCGGAATCGACCTGAACGAGGAAGTCGGGACCTACCGGGCGCCGCCGGAGACCGACGACGTCCCGGTACTCCGGGACGACCGCGCGCCCGTCGACAGCCTCCTCGATCCGATGGTCGGCCAGCGGTACGTCATCGAGGAGTCCGAGAGGGAGGCGAACGGGAACGAGACGACCCGGGCGACCCGTCCGGAGACGGCGTACGCGGAGCCACGTCTCGCCGCCGGTTGA
- a CDS encoding DUF7130 family rubredoxin-like protein: MASEVTDEEITRIGFGKPVFDSDGTRLGKVRGFDPGGFYVTMRDGYEAMSVEHARSNGEFGEAELMWRCMECGEMGRIEDGLPERCPNCSESREALMYWTED, translated from the coding sequence ATGGCGAGCGAGGTCACTGACGAGGAGATCACCCGGATCGGGTTCGGGAAGCCGGTCTTCGATTCGGACGGCACCCGTTTAGGAAAGGTCCGCGGGTTCGACCCCGGCGGGTTCTACGTGACGATGCGCGATGGCTACGAGGCGATGAGCGTCGAGCACGCCCGCTCGAACGGCGAGTTCGGCGAGGCCGAACTCATGTGGCGTTGCATGGAATGCGGGGAGATGGGCCGCATCGAGGACGGTCTGCCCGAGAGATGTCCGAACTGCAGCGAGTCGCGCGAGGCGCTGATGTACTGGACCGAGGACTGA
- a CDS encoding DUF7130 family rubredoxin-like protein — MVGDSGETPDNVSDDEIERLDMGEPVFDSDGNRLGKIRGFDNAGFYVTMRDGYEAMSVEHARSGAEFGEAHLMWRCMECGEMGRIEDGLPEECPNCGESKEALMYWTED, encoded by the coding sequence ATGGTTGGAGATAGCGGGGAAACGCCGGACAACGTGAGCGACGACGAGATCGAACGTCTCGACATGGGAGAGCCGGTCTTCGATTCGGACGGCAACCGACTGGGAAAGATCCGTGGGTTCGACAACGCGGGCTTCTACGTGACGATGCGCGATGGCTACGAGGCGATGAGCGTCGAGCACGCCCGCTCGGGTGCGGAGTTCGGCGAGGCCCATCTGATGTGGCGCTGCATGGAGTGTGGCGAGATGGGCCGCATTGAGGACGGTCTGCCCGAGGAGTGCCCCAACTGCGGGGAATCCAAGGAGGCGCTGATGTACTGGACCGAGGACTGA
- a CDS encoding ketopantoate reductase family protein: protein MEIVVFGAGSLGSLIGGLLAREHDVILVGRDPHVSAVHEEGLRVSGEYEFRVHPRATTDGVGLAGDLAVVTVKSFDTPEAARTLATGSFDAVLSLQNGLGNERVLAERLDRVLAGTVTYGARLRPPGHVACTGQGEITIGPSDGGESPLAERLAAAFRAADVNATAVEDAPRRLWEKLAINAGINPVTALARVRNGALADGPARETACGATRETARVARAEGVRLTDREALAALESVIDATGENRSSMLQDVEAGRRTEVGAINGAVVRHATERGIDAPTNRHLRRLIRAWERGRSGRDGGYGDHNGR from the coding sequence ATGGAGATCGTCGTCTTCGGCGCGGGTAGTCTGGGAAGCCTGATCGGCGGGCTGCTCGCGCGCGAACACGACGTCATCCTCGTCGGTCGTGATCCGCACGTGAGCGCGGTTCACGAGGAGGGCCTGAGGGTGTCGGGGGAGTACGAGTTTCGTGTCCACCCGAGGGCGACGACCGATGGGGTCGGTCTCGCCGGCGATCTCGCGGTCGTGACCGTCAAGAGCTTCGATACGCCGGAGGCGGCACGGACGCTCGCGACCGGTTCGTTCGACGCCGTCCTCTCGCTCCAGAACGGCCTCGGTAACGAACGAGTCCTCGCCGAGCGACTCGATCGCGTGCTCGCGGGCACCGTGACCTACGGCGCTCGACTGCGTCCGCCCGGCCACGTGGCGTGCACCGGCCAGGGCGAGATCACGATCGGACCGTCCGATGGCGGCGAATCGCCCTTGGCCGAGCGTCTCGCCGCGGCGTTTCGGGCCGCGGACGTGAACGCGACCGCGGTCGAGGACGCCCCCCGCCGGCTCTGGGAGAAGCTCGCGATCAACGCCGGGATCAACCCCGTGACGGCGCTCGCACGGGTGCGAAACGGCGCGCTTGCCGATGGACCCGCCCGGGAGACCGCCTGCGGAGCGACGCGCGAGACCGCCCGCGTCGCCCGCGCCGAAGGTGTTCGGCTGACGGATCGCGAAGCGCTCGCGGCGCTGGAGTCGGTGATAGACGCTACCGGGGAAAACCGGTCGTCGATGCTTCAGGACGTCGAGGCAGGGAGGCGGACCGAGGTCGGCGCGATCAACGGCGCGGTCGTTCGACACGCGACGGAGCGCGGGATCGACGCGCCGACGAACCGCCACCTCCGCCGGTTGATTCGGGCCTGGGAGCGCGGCCGTAGTGGTCGAGACGGTGGATACGGCGATCACAACGGCCGTTGA
- a CDS encoding NifU family protein gives MSTDTESETQDGDDLEERISNFLRRNFPQIQMHGGSAAIQNIDRETGEVSIQLGGACSGCGISPMTIQAIKSRMVKEIPEINQVHAETGMDGMGGGSGGMSPSFPGESSDDDGGSSDEGPQAPF, from the coding sequence ATGAGCACTGACACCGAATCCGAGACCCAGGACGGGGACGACCTCGAGGAGCGAATCAGCAACTTCCTGCGGCGCAACTTCCCGCAGATCCAGATGCACGGCGGCAGCGCCGCCATCCAGAACATCGACCGCGAGACCGGCGAGGTCTCGATCCAGCTCGGCGGGGCCTGCAGCGGCTGTGGCATCTCGCCGATGACGATCCAGGCGATCAAGAGCCGGATGGTCAAGGAGATCCCCGAGATCAACCAGGTCCACGCCGAGACCGGGATGGACGGCATGGGCGGCGGAAGCGGCGGCATGAGTCCGTCGTTCCCCGGCGAATCCAGCGATGATGACGGCGGCAGCAGCGACGAAGGCCCGCAGGCACCGTTCTAG
- a CDS encoding DUF5783 family protein: MAEFDPEKFEDKYANYFNELQRAYKNAFEHMNERYDSELIHAIDQQVLNESEPQYENGAFSVDLPENPYDRLQGVIVEEDRFEEILGVYVERIESELHRVFDVDR; this comes from the coding sequence ATGGCCGAGTTCGACCCCGAGAAGTTCGAGGACAAGTACGCGAACTACTTCAACGAGCTCCAGCGGGCGTACAAGAACGCCTTCGAGCACATGAACGAGCGCTACGACTCGGAACTGATCCACGCGATTGACCAACAGGTGCTCAACGAGAGCGAGCCCCAGTACGAGAACGGGGCGTTCTCCGTCGATCTCCCCGAGAACCCGTACGATCGCCTCCAGGGCGTGATCGTCGAGGAGGACCGGTTCGAGGAGATACTCGGCGTCTACGTCGAACGGATCGAGTCGGAGCTTCACCGGGTGTTCGACGTCGACCGGTAG